In a single window of the Rhineura floridana isolate rRhiFlo1 chromosome 3, rRhiFlo1.hap2, whole genome shotgun sequence genome:
- the TRAPPC5 gene encoding trafficking protein particle complex subunit 5 isoform X2 produces MDARFTRGKSAILERSLTRPKTDVSLSAFSLLFSEIVQYCQNRVYSVSELQNKLSELGQQVGARILDVLVMREKNGKRETKVINILLFIKVTVWKALFGKEADKLEQANDDDKTYYIIEKEPLINTYISVPKENSTLNCASFTAGIVEAMLTCSGFPAKVTAHWHKGTTLMIKFDESVIARDKTLDGR; encoded by the coding sequence ATGGATGCACGTTTTACTCGTGGGAAGTCTGCTATCCTTGAGCGGTCACTCACCCGGCCCAAGACTGATGTTAGCCTCAGTGCCTTTTCACTATTGTTTTCTGAGATTGTACAGTACTGTCAGAACAGGGTATACTCTGTCTCTGAACTTCAGAACAAACTTTCTGAGCTAGGTCAGCAGGTGGGAGCCCGTATCCTGGATGTGCTGGTGATGCGGGAGAAAAATGGTAAGAGAGAAACCAAGGTCATCAACATTCTGCTTTTCATCAAAGTGACTGTATGGAAGGCTCTCTTTGGGAAGGAGGCTGACAAGCTGGAGCAAGCCAACGATGATGACAAGACCTACTACATCATTGAGAAAGAGCCTCTCATCAATACTTACATTTCTGTTCCCAAGGAGAACAGTACACTCAACTGTGCTTCTTTCACAGCTGGCATTGTGGAGGCCATGCTGACCTGCAGTGGCTTCCCTGCCAAGGTCACAGCCCACTGGCACAAGGGAACCACCCTCATGATCAAATTTGATGAATCAGTAATAGCACGTGACAAAACCCTGGATGGCCGCTGA
- the TRAPPC5 gene encoding trafficking protein particle complex subunit 5 isoform X1: MERSLQSTMDARFTRGKSAILERSLTRPKTDVSLSAFSLLFSEIVQYCQNRVYSVSELQNKLSELGQQVGARILDVLVMREKNGKRETKVINILLFIKVTVWKALFGKEADKLEQANDDDKTYYIIEKEPLINTYISVPKENSTLNCASFTAGIVEAMLTCSGFPAKVTAHWHKGTTLMIKFDESVIARDKTLDGR, encoded by the coding sequence CACCATGGATGCACGTTTTACTCGTGGGAAGTCTGCTATCCTTGAGCGGTCACTCACCCGGCCCAAGACTGATGTTAGCCTCAGTGCCTTTTCACTATTGTTTTCTGAGATTGTACAGTACTGTCAGAACAGGGTATACTCTGTCTCTGAACTTCAGAACAAACTTTCTGAGCTAGGTCAGCAGGTGGGAGCCCGTATCCTGGATGTGCTGGTGATGCGGGAGAAAAATGGTAAGAGAGAAACCAAGGTCATCAACATTCTGCTTTTCATCAAAGTGACTGTATGGAAGGCTCTCTTTGGGAAGGAGGCTGACAAGCTGGAGCAAGCCAACGATGATGACAAGACCTACTACATCATTGAGAAAGAGCCTCTCATCAATACTTACATTTCTGTTCCCAAGGAGAACAGTACACTCAACTGTGCTTCTTTCACAGCTGGCATTGTGGAGGCCATGCTGACCTGCAGTGGCTTCCCTGCCAAGGTCACAGCCCACTGGCACAAGGGAACCACCCTCATGATCAAATTTGATGAATCAGTAATAGCACGTGACAAAACCCTGGATGGCCGCTGA